A single window of Flagellimonas maritima DNA harbors:
- the mbpA gene encoding mobilization protein MbpA has translation MKKEFVQFRCSIYEKKLLKIKAKKSGLSISEYCRRAAFDHRIVERFSDEQIDVYKLLVQYQVNFKRIGNMYRKRNPKLADEVVQLANEIRKHLYNFKK, from the coding sequence GTGAAAAAGGAATTTGTACAATTTCGATGTTCCATTTATGAGAAGAAACTGCTCAAAATTAAGGCCAAAAAGAGCGGACTTTCCATAAGTGAGTACTGTCGTCGTGCCGCCTTTGACCATAGAATTGTCGAACGGTTTTCCGATGAACAAATCGATGTTTATAAATTGTTGGTCCAGTATCAAGTCAACTTTAAACGTATAGGGAATATGTACCGAAAACGAAATCCGAAATTGGCCGATGAAGTGGTACAACTGGCCAATGAAATACGCAAACATCTTTACAATTTTAAAAAATGA
- a CDS encoding toprim domain-containing protein: protein MKKEPICWEKVRAVCIVKTMAKAGHFPKRETEKEAWFLSPFRPETHASFKVSKIKNLWFDHGAGFGGNVLDLVIRFYDCRLRDALDFLSDVPPSLSFHPQPFIPPSNNKLIIKSANPIWHYGLKVYLKKRNITLETANKYCKEVHYSRKGNHYFAIGLQNDSGGWELRNIYYKSSSSPKDITYFSNGCMQLVVTEGMFDFLTVTNFCHDNMSFLILNSLSFLKKAMKHIEMFKDVKLYLDNDKAGKEATNWLMQNHKGCIDKSYLYKDYKDINEMWIGTNGGYGT, encoded by the coding sequence ATGAAAAAGGAGCCGATATGCTGGGAAAAAGTCCGTGCCGTTTGCATCGTAAAAACGATGGCCAAAGCCGGACACTTTCCGAAAAGGGAGACGGAGAAAGAAGCTTGGTTCCTAAGTCCATTTCGGCCGGAAACCCATGCCTCTTTCAAGGTGTCTAAAATCAAGAACCTATGGTTTGACCACGGTGCTGGTTTTGGGGGAAACGTTCTCGATCTGGTCATCCGGTTTTACGACTGCCGTCTTCGAGACGCGCTCGACTTCTTGTCGGACGTACCGCCCTCTCTTTCTTTTCACCCGCAACCGTTTATTCCGCCATCCAACAATAAATTGATTATAAAAAGTGCCAATCCTATTTGGCACTACGGACTGAAAGTTTACTTGAAGAAACGAAACATAACCCTAGAAACCGCAAATAAATACTGTAAGGAAGTCCATTACTCCCGAAAAGGAAACCACTATTTCGCCATTGGCCTACAAAACGATTCGGGCGGTTGGGAACTTCGAAACATATACTACAAGAGTTCTTCCTCCCCAAAGGACATTACCTATTTTTCAAACGGATGTATGCAGCTAGTGGTAACGGAAGGAATGTTCGATTTTTTAACGGTCACCAACTTCTGCCACGACAACATGTCCTTTCTCATTTTAAACTCGCTGTCCTTTCTTAAAAAGGCCATGAAACACATAGAAATGTTCAAGGATGTGAAACTGTATCTAGACAATGATAAAGCAGGAAAAGAAGCGACAAATTGGTTGATGCAAAACCATAAAGGATGCATCGATAAATCTTATTTATATAAAGATTACAAAGATATTAATGAGATGTGGATAGGGACGAATGGAGGATACGGAACGTAG
- a CDS encoding helix-turn-helix transcriptional regulator — MDNFLILERLDRLERLLTAHKEVLTFEETCDYTGISRSYLYKLTASGNIPHSKPNGKLIFFEKAKLNTWLLQNSRKSISEIETEALNYTFKNKRR, encoded by the coding sequence ATGGACAATTTTTTAATCCTTGAACGACTTGATCGTTTAGAACGGCTTTTAACAGCCCATAAGGAAGTACTCACCTTTGAAGAAACCTGTGACTATACCGGAATATCGAGAAGCTATCTGTACAAATTGACAGCATCTGGAAATATCCCACACTCAAAACCCAACGGTAAACTGATATTCTTTGAAAAGGCCAAACTCAATACGTGGCTTTTACAGAACAGTCGAAAATCAATCTCGGAAATCGAAACGGAAGCCCTGAACTACACCTTTAAAAATAAGCGCAGATGA
- a CDS encoding site-specific integrase, producing MIISLKRKKLKSGKSSLYLEYYGGSRKDKNGTKKHVRSFEYLKLYVYNKPQNAEQQRKNKEALKLAESILTIRQSDFIKGKYNMRNEKKGQITFLDFFRQMKEERYESNANYGNWDAALKHIERYCPEHVQLKDIDSDFVKDFKKYLDTKAMTKGGTPLSQNSKYTYFNKFRAALREAYNESFILQDVVKSVKSFEQAESVREYLTHSELQALSHAHCKYPVLKSAFIFSCLTGLRWSDIAKLKWSEVRDEDQGARVIFRQKKTDGLEYLYISGQARKLLGYRKNPSDKVFKGLKYGAHFNAQILSWCMRAGITKHITFHSARHTNAVLLLENGADIYTVSKRLGHREIRTTEIYTKIIDEKMKAAANMIPELEMNIAV from the coding sequence ATGATTATAAGTCTAAAGCGGAAAAAACTTAAAAGTGGAAAGTCCAGTTTGTACCTCGAATACTATGGTGGAAGCCGAAAGGACAAAAATGGTACGAAAAAGCACGTCAGGAGTTTTGAATATTTGAAACTATACGTCTATAACAAACCTCAAAATGCAGAACAACAACGAAAGAACAAAGAGGCATTGAAATTGGCAGAAAGTATTCTTACCATTCGTCAGTCAGATTTCATTAAGGGGAAATATAACATGCGGAATGAAAAGAAAGGGCAAATCACTTTTTTGGATTTCTTTCGCCAGATGAAAGAAGAGCGCTATGAAAGCAATGCCAACTATGGCAATTGGGATGCCGCTCTAAAACATATCGAAAGATACTGCCCAGAGCATGTGCAATTGAAAGATATAGATTCCGATTTCGTAAAAGACTTCAAGAAATATTTGGATACCAAAGCTATGACCAAAGGAGGTACTCCCCTATCCCAGAATTCAAAATACACCTATTTCAATAAATTCAGGGCTGCACTTCGTGAGGCCTATAACGAAAGTTTTATCCTGCAGGATGTTGTTAAGTCAGTAAAAAGTTTCGAGCAAGCGGAATCGGTACGGGAATATCTTACCCATTCTGAATTACAGGCGTTGTCCCATGCACATTGTAAATATCCTGTTTTAAAAAGTGCCTTTATCTTTAGTTGCCTTACTGGATTACGATGGAGCGACATCGCCAAATTGAAATGGTCTGAGGTCAGGGACGAAGACCAAGGCGCACGAGTCATTTTCCGGCAGAAGAAAACCGATGGATTGGAATACCTCTATATTTCAGGACAGGCAAGAAAATTACTCGGTTATCGAAAAAACCCTAGTGACAAGGTGTTTAAAGGCCTTAAATATGGTGCGCATTTCAACGCTCAAATCCTTTCTTGGTGCATGCGGGCGGGAATAACCAAACATATTACTTTCCATAGTGCCAGGCATACCAACGCCGTATTGCTGTTAGAAAATGGAGCGGATATTTATACGGTGTCCAAAAGATTAGGACATCGGGAAATTCGAACCACAGAAATCTATACCAAGATAATTGATGAAAAAATGAAAGCAGCGGCAAACATGATCCCAGAATTAGAAATGAACATTGCAGTTTAA
- the mnmE gene encoding tRNA uridine-5-carboxymethylaminomethyl(34) synthesis GTPase MnmE, producing the protein MSNTETIIALATPSGTGAIAVIRVSGPSSISISDTVFKSIKNKKLSDQKSHSIHLGHITENGRILDKVLISLFRGPHSYTGEDVIEISCHGSPYIQQQIIQLFLRKGCRTASAGEFTLRAFLNGKMDLSQAEAVADLIASNSEAAHEIAMQQMRGGFSNEIQKLREELLNFASLIELELDFSQEDVEFANRSQFNALLNRISEVLKKLIDSFTLGNVIKNGIPVAIVGQPNVGKSTLLNVLLNEERAIVSDIAGTTRDTVEDQITLNGINFRFIDTAGIRETEDVVEQIGIKRTFGKIETARLIIFLFDTIDFDRSELKRIETNYPKKEILPICNKIDMLTNSQLDSLEKEFPNAIFLSAKNRVGIDDLENKLLSLVDSGSLTGDSTIISNSRHYDALLKALEEIQKVKEGMEIGLASDLMAIDIRQALFHLGEITGSVTTDDLLGNIFSNFCIGK; encoded by the coding sequence ATGTCCAATACAGAAACGATCATAGCTTTAGCAACACCTTCAGGAACAGGGGCAATAGCGGTTATTCGGGTTTCAGGACCTAGTTCCATAAGTATTTCGGATACGGTCTTTAAGTCCATTAAAAATAAAAAATTATCTGATCAGAAGAGCCACAGCATCCATTTGGGACACATTACCGAAAATGGCAGAATTTTGGATAAGGTACTGATTTCTTTATTTAGAGGGCCGCACTCTTATACTGGAGAAGACGTCATTGAAATTTCCTGCCATGGTTCGCCATACATTCAACAACAAATTATTCAACTGTTTTTGAGAAAGGGCTGTAGGACCGCCTCCGCGGGTGAATTTACGCTACGGGCTTTCCTAAACGGAAAAATGGACCTAAGTCAGGCAGAAGCTGTAGCAGATTTAATAGCCAGCAATAGTGAAGCCGCCCACGAAATAGCCATGCAACAAATGCGGGGTGGTTTTAGCAATGAAATTCAAAAATTACGTGAAGAACTACTGAATTTCGCTTCGCTTATTGAGCTGGAATTGGATTTTTCCCAAGAGGATGTTGAATTTGCAAATCGTAGCCAATTTAATGCATTGTTAAACCGTATCAGTGAAGTCCTAAAAAAACTTATCGACTCCTTCACCCTTGGTAATGTTATTAAGAATGGTATTCCTGTGGCCATTGTTGGACAGCCAAATGTTGGTAAGTCAACCCTGCTAAATGTTCTATTGAATGAAGAAAGGGCCATAGTGAGCGATATTGCAGGTACCACCAGAGATACGGTTGAAGACCAAATTACCCTTAATGGAATAAATTTTAGGTTTATCGATACTGCAGGGATTCGAGAAACAGAAGATGTAGTTGAGCAAATAGGAATCAAACGAACTTTCGGTAAAATTGAGACGGCAAGACTTATTATTTTTCTTTTTGATACTATTGATTTTGACCGGTCTGAACTGAAACGAATAGAAACAAACTACCCAAAAAAGGAAATCTTACCAATTTGTAATAAAATCGATATGCTAACAAATTCGCAGCTGGATTCTTTGGAAAAAGAATTTCCAAATGCAATTTTTCTCTCGGCTAAAAATCGGGTTGGCATAGATGATTTAGAAAATAAATTACTTTCCTTAGTGGATTCAGGTTCTTTAACGGGTGATAGTACGATTATTTCCAATAGCAGACATTATGACGCTCTATTGAAAGCTCTTGAGGAAATACAAAAAGTAAAAGAAGGAATGGAAATAGGATTGGCCAGTGATTTGATGGCCATCGATATTCGACAGGCTCTTTTTCATTTGGGAGAGATTACTGGTAGTGTTACTACGGACGATTTGTTGGGAAATATATTCTCAAATTTTTGCATCGGGAAGTAA
- a CDS encoding DUF4870 domain-containing protein, with protein MEIINQNVVRKDNTLLSITHLTQLLHYVTGFGGFIVPLIIWLTSRKTVEGMDEHGKSVINLQLSLLLYIIISIPAILLLGLGILGLIGVAILGFVLPIINAVRAANGESPSNFMTIPFV; from the coding sequence ATGGAAATTATTAATCAAAATGTAGTTAGAAAGGATAATACATTGTTATCCATCACACACCTTACACAATTATTGCACTATGTTACTGGATTTGGGGGTTTTATTGTACCTCTGATTATCTGGTTGACATCAAGAAAAACTGTTGAAGGAATGGACGAGCATGGAAAATCCGTTATTAACCTTCAATTGAGCTTATTATTATACATTATTATAAGTATTCCTGCGATTTTATTATTGGGACTTGGAATTCTAGGCTTGATAGGAGTTGCCATCCTTGGTTTTGTACTTCCTATAATCAACGCGGTACGCGCTGCAAACGGGGAATCGCCATCAAACTTTATGACCATTCCTTTTGTGTAA
- the dnaN gene encoding DNA polymerase III subunit beta — translation MKFIVSSTYLLKQLQVLGGVINNSNTLPILDNFLFDLKQNKLTVSASDLETTMSSVLDVDSDAEGTIAVPARLLLDTLKTFPEQPLTFVVEDNNTVEISSNHGKYALAYADGAEFPKAIEVSNPSSTTLLGDILATAINKTIFAAGNDDLRPVMSGVFFQFSTENLTFVATDAHKLVKYQRNDVSASEVAEFIMPKKPLNLLKGILSGSETEVTIEYNDSNAKFIFDDSELICRLIDGKYPNYEAVIPKENPNRLSISRNQFLSSVRRVSIFSNKTTHQIRLKIAGAELNISAEDVDYSNKAEERLSCSYQGDDMQIGFNSRFLVEMLNNLTSDEVSLEMSLPNRAGILTPTDGLDEGEHVTMLVMPVMLNN, via the coding sequence ATGAAGTTTATTGTATCCAGTACATATTTATTAAAACAATTACAGGTTTTGGGAGGTGTAATCAATAACAGCAATACCTTGCCCATTTTAGATAATTTTTTATTCGATTTAAAACAAAATAAGCTGACGGTTTCCGCTTCAGATTTGGAAACAACAATGAGTTCCGTTTTGGATGTTGATTCTGATGCCGAAGGTACAATTGCGGTACCGGCAAGACTCTTGTTGGATACGTTGAAAACGTTCCCGGAACAACCTCTGACCTTTGTTGTAGAGGACAACAATACCGTGGAAATCAGTTCCAATCATGGTAAATATGCCCTTGCCTATGCAGATGGCGCTGAATTTCCGAAGGCTATAGAAGTTTCCAATCCTAGCTCCACTACCCTGCTTGGAGATATTTTGGCAACAGCAATCAACAAAACGATCTTTGCCGCTGGAAACGATGACTTGCGCCCTGTAATGAGCGGTGTTTTTTTTCAGTTTTCAACAGAAAATTTGACTTTTGTTGCTACTGATGCACATAAATTGGTGAAATATCAGCGAAATGATGTAAGTGCCTCCGAGGTGGCAGAATTTATTATGCCAAAGAAACCATTGAACCTTTTAAAGGGTATTCTCTCGGGCTCTGAAACGGAAGTTACCATCGAGTACAATGATAGTAATGCAAAGTTCATTTTTGATGACTCAGAATTGATCTGCAGGCTTATTGATGGAAAATATCCCAACTACGAAGCTGTCATTCCAAAAGAAAATCCTAATAGATTGTCCATCTCAAGAAATCAATTTTTGAGTTCTGTGCGTAGAGTTTCTATTTTCTCAAATAAGACCACGCACCAAATTCGCTTAAAAATTGCGGGAGCTGAATTAAATATTTCAGCAGAAGATGTCGATTATAGCAATAAGGCAGAAGAGCGACTTTCTTGCTCTTACCAAGGAGACGACATGCAAATTGGATTCAATTCCAGGTTTCTCGTAGAAATGCTAAACAATTTGACTTCAGACGAAGTTTCTTTGGAGATGAGCCTACCGAACAGAGCAGGAATATTGACACCGACCGATGGACTTGACGAAGGGGAACATGTTACAATGTTGGTGATGCCCGTCATGCTAAATAATTAA
- the gldG gene encoding gliding motility-associated ABC transporter substrate-binding protein GldG encodes MRAAFLISVFKALAIVVLLNIIGSFLSARFDLTEDKRFTLSQPAIEVAEKFDAPVVIDILLEGNIPAEFSKLKIETLQLIKSFAAKNKNIEYNLVDPLENQSQNQQTIADLQRIGLTPANITVEENGKVTQEMVFPWAMVNYKNQTVKVPLLKNKLGSSIEDRVNNSVQQLEYVFADAFTKLNIKEKRRVAVIKGNGELEDKFLADYLTTIKDYYNIGAITLDSVATNPQKVLEQLKGFDLTLVAKPTEAFSDEEKYVLDQYITNGGKSIWLIDQVAIELDSIFKNGGSALALPRELNLSDFFFKYGVRINPVLINDLYFTQIVLASGEGNDSQYNPVPWYYNPMVFSRNDHPINTNIEAVRYQFTNAMDILENDYEKTILLRSSPLSKTEGTPKQIGLDVLNNPPNRELYTNGNQPLAVLIEGKFSSTFKNRVKPIKLKNTLEEGPNNKMIIISDGDVIKNQIRNGRPLELGYDKWTNSSYGNKEFLVNCINYLLDDNGLINIRNKKVSIPLLDTEKIIEHKTKWQLLNIGVPVLLTLVLGIFFNFHRKRKFAA; translated from the coding sequence ATGAGGGCAGCTTTTTTGATTTCGGTTTTTAAAGCACTTGCGATTGTAGTTCTTTTAAATATAATTGGTAGCTTTTTGTCCGCTCGTTTCGACCTTACAGAGGATAAACGTTTCACTTTGTCACAACCGGCCATTGAAGTGGCAGAAAAATTTGATGCTCCCGTAGTTATCGATATTCTTTTAGAAGGTAATATTCCTGCTGAGTTTTCAAAACTAAAAATCGAGACTCTTCAGTTGATAAAATCCTTTGCTGCTAAGAATAAAAATATCGAGTACAATTTGGTCGATCCCTTGGAAAATCAATCACAAAATCAACAGACCATTGCAGATTTGCAACGTATCGGACTTACTCCTGCAAATATTACGGTTGAAGAAAACGGAAAAGTTACCCAAGAAATGGTATTTCCTTGGGCAATGGTCAATTATAAAAATCAGACCGTAAAGGTCCCATTGCTCAAGAATAAGTTGGGATCGTCTATTGAAGATAGAGTAAATAATTCGGTACAGCAGTTGGAATATGTTTTTGCAGACGCCTTCACCAAGCTTAATATCAAAGAGAAAAGGCGTGTGGCTGTAATTAAGGGAAATGGCGAACTGGAAGATAAGTTTTTAGCGGATTACTTGACCACAATCAAAGATTACTATAATATCGGAGCAATTACTTTGGACTCGGTCGCTACCAATCCACAAAAGGTTTTAGAGCAATTAAAAGGTTTTGACCTAACTCTTGTAGCTAAACCTACAGAAGCATTTTCAGATGAAGAGAAATACGTTTTAGATCAGTACATAACAAACGGGGGCAAGTCTATCTGGTTGATTGATCAAGTTGCGATAGAACTGGACAGTATTTTCAAGAACGGGGGTAGTGCCTTGGCATTGCCCCGTGAATTAAACCTTAGTGATTTCTTCTTTAAATATGGTGTTCGAATCAATCCCGTTTTAATAAACGATCTATATTTTACTCAGATAGTATTGGCATCCGGTGAAGGTAATGATTCACAGTACAATCCTGTGCCATGGTACTACAATCCTATGGTGTTTTCAAGAAACGACCATCCTATAAATACGAATATTGAAGCAGTCCGTTACCAGTTTACGAACGCTATGGATATTCTTGAAAATGATTACGAGAAAACCATTTTATTGCGTAGCTCTCCATTATCAAAGACAGAGGGCACTCCCAAACAAATAGGACTTGACGTTTTGAACAATCCGCCCAATAGAGAATTGTACACTAATGGTAATCAACCCCTTGCCGTATTGATTGAAGGTAAATTCAGTTCCACGTTTAAGAATAGGGTAAAACCTATAAAACTTAAGAATACTTTAGAAGAAGGCCCTAATAATAAAATGATCATTATCTCTGATGGTGACGTAATTAAAAATCAGATAAGAAATGGTCGTCCTTTGGAATTGGGATATGATAAATGGACCAATAGCTCATATGGCAATAAGGAATTTTTGGTAAACTGTATTAATTACCTTTTGGATGACAACGGACTTATAAACATTCGAAATAAGAAAGTTTCCATTCCATTGCTAGATACTGAAAAAATTATCGAGCATAAAACAAAATGGCAGCTTTTAAATATAGGGGTTCCTGTATTATTGACATTGGTTTTAGGTATATTTTTCAACTTCCATAGAAAAAGAAAATTTGCCGCTTAG
- the gldF gene encoding gliding motility-associated ABC transporter permease subunit GldF, which produces MFAIFKREVQSFFTSPIGYLIVGLFLLLNGLFLWVFKGDYNIFEYGFADLGNFFLLAPWIFIFLVPAITMKSFSEERKVGTLELLLIKPISLWKLVLGKFWGAFILCVIAIIPTIIYVFSISDLGIIEGNYDLGVVLGSYFGLLFLIASYTTIGLFSSTLSDNQIVSFIIGVLICFLIYNGFDAMASVSKDGETQRFIQNIGARTHFDSIARGILYTSDLIYFISISLFFLYLTFVRLKQLPR; this is translated from the coding sequence ATGTTCGCAATATTTAAGCGAGAAGTACAATCCTTCTTCACTTCGCCGATAGGGTACTTGATCGTTGGACTTTTTTTGCTCCTTAATGGACTTTTTTTATGGGTTTTTAAAGGTGATTATAATATTTTTGAGTATGGTTTTGCAGACCTTGGCAATTTCTTTTTATTGGCTCCGTGGATTTTCATTTTCTTGGTTCCTGCAATTACGATGAAGAGCTTTTCCGAAGAGCGAAAAGTAGGCACATTGGAATTATTGCTTATTAAACCTATATCATTGTGGAAATTGGTTTTGGGCAAATTCTGGGGTGCTTTTATTTTATGTGTAATCGCCATTATACCCACAATAATCTATGTTTTTTCAATTTCCGATTTAGGTATAATAGAAGGAAATTATGATTTAGGTGTTGTTTTGGGGTCATATTTTGGCCTTTTGTTCCTGATTGCATCATATACAACTATTGGTCTTTTTTCTTCTACGTTATCGGACAATCAAATTGTATCATTTATAATAGGAGTGCTAATCTGTTTTTTAATTTATAATGGATTTGATGCTATGGCATCAGTATCAAAAGATGGAGAAACCCAACGGTTCATTCAAAATATTGGGGCGAGAACACATTTTGACAGTATTGCAAGGGGTATTTTGTATACTAGCGACTTGATTTATTTTATTTCGATAAGTCTGTTTTTTTTATATCTCACGTTTGTTAGACTTAAACAATTACCAAGATGA
- a CDS encoding putative quinol monooxygenase: MLIRIVKLTFKPENIASFKQIFEESKPIILQFNGCTLLESYQDINNPNIFFTYSHWATESDLNNYRVSDFFKNVWGDTKKLFSEKPEAWSVERVQKISS; encoded by the coding sequence ATGTTGATTCGCATTGTAAAATTGACTTTTAAACCCGAAAATATTGCTAGTTTTAAGCAGATTTTTGAAGAATCAAAACCAATTATTTTGCAGTTCAATGGCTGTACCTTGTTAGAATCATATCAGGACATCAATAATCCAAATATATTTTTCACTTATAGTCATTGGGCTACTGAATCTGATTTGAACAATTACAGGGTTTCGGATTTTTTTAAAAATGTTTGGGGGGATACAAAAAAACTGTTTTCTGAAAAACCTGAAGCATGGAGCGTTGAGAGGGTTCAAAAAATTAGTAGTTAG
- a CDS encoding SAM hydrolase/SAM-dependent halogenase family protein has translation MAIITLTTDFGYKDHFVGAIKGTILNNLPGISVVDISHAISPFNIQECAYILKNAYRSFPSGTVHIVGVDSELSPENQHIVVQVDGHYFVSANNGVISLITSEIKPEKVVELNIPNINSGSFPVLNVFVQAACHIARGGKLEVIGKPFDALKELRQFEPRILNNGKTITGNVIYVDNYGNVITNIQKSLFEAYRNGRDFEVIARTNKLKTIQESYNDIINFDLDKAQRKGPGDALALFNSVGYIELAIYKSDLNTVGGASTLLGLNYRDIVTINFL, from the coding sequence ATGGCAATCATAACATTAACTACAGATTTTGGGTATAAAGACCACTTTGTAGGTGCCATTAAAGGTACTATTTTAAATAATCTGCCAGGAATCAGTGTTGTTGATATATCCCATGCCATCAGTCCGTTCAATATTCAAGAGTGCGCATATATCCTCAAGAACGCATATCGATCATTTCCTTCTGGAACCGTTCATATTGTTGGTGTTGACTCTGAATTGTCTCCAGAGAATCAGCACATAGTGGTTCAAGTGGACGGTCATTATTTTGTTAGTGCCAACAATGGTGTAATTTCTTTGATTACTTCAGAAATAAAACCAGAGAAAGTTGTAGAATTGAACATTCCGAATATAAACTCCGGCTCTTTTCCTGTTTTAAATGTTTTTGTACAGGCTGCCTGTCATATTGCAAGGGGTGGAAAATTGGAAGTTATAGGAAAACCTTTCGATGCACTTAAAGAATTAAGGCAATTTGAGCCTAGGATACTAAATAATGGCAAAACGATTACGGGCAATGTGATATACGTTGATAATTATGGTAATGTAATCACCAATATTCAAAAAAGTCTTTTTGAAGCATACCGAAACGGAAGGGATTTTGAAGTAATAGCCAGAACCAATAAGTTGAAAACCATTCAGGAAAGTTATAACGACATCATCAATTTTGATTTGGATAAAGCGCAGCGCAAAGGACCAGGTGATGCTTTGGCTCTTTTCAATTCTGTTGGGTATATTGAACTCGCCATCTATAAAAGTGATTTGAACACCGTTGGTGGCGCTTCAACCTTACTAGGGTTAAATTATAGGGATATCGTAACCATAAATTTTCTGTAA
- a CDS encoding PhoH family protein, whose translation MNELILELTEISPREFFGQRNENIELLKKYFPKLKIVARGSKIKVYGDEELLEEFDKRFDMLTSHFAKYNKLDENSIERLLTSDGKEDHASSKSSGDVLVHGVSGKLIKAQTVNQRRLVDACKKDDMVFAIGPAGTGKTYTGVALAVKALKEKQVRRIILTRPAVEAGENLGFLPGDLKEKLDPYMQPLYDALRDMIAPERLDKYIEDGTIQIAPMAFMRGRTLDNAFVILDEAQNTTHAQMKMFLTRMGKNAKFLLTGDPGQIDLPRRVISGLKEALLILQNVEGISMIYLDDKDVIRHKLVKKVIDAYKNIEHHN comes from the coding sequence TTGAACGAATTAATATTAGAACTTACGGAAATCAGCCCCCGAGAATTTTTTGGTCAGCGAAATGAGAACATTGAACTACTTAAAAAATATTTCCCCAAACTAAAAATTGTTGCGAGAGGGAGCAAAATAAAAGTATACGGGGACGAAGAACTCTTAGAGGAGTTTGACAAACGCTTTGATATGCTCACTTCCCATTTTGCCAAATATAATAAGTTGGATGAGAATTCCATTGAGCGCTTGCTTACCAGTGACGGTAAAGAAGATCATGCCTCATCAAAAAGCAGCGGAGATGTTTTGGTACATGGAGTCAGTGGTAAGCTTATAAAAGCACAAACAGTTAATCAGCGTAGGCTTGTGGATGCCTGTAAAAAAGACGATATGGTCTTTGCCATTGGCCCTGCCGGAACCGGAAAAACATATACAGGTGTGGCGTTGGCGGTAAAAGCTTTAAAGGAAAAACAGGTACGCCGTATCATTTTAACCAGGCCAGCGGTAGAAGCTGGCGAAAATCTTGGTTTTCTTCCAGGGGATCTAAAAGAAAAGCTAGACCCTTACATGCAGCCTTTATACGATGCATTGCGCGATATGATAGCACCGGAACGTTTGGACAAGTATATTGAAGATGGTACAATTCAAATAGCACCTATGGCATTTATGCGCGGTAGAACCTTGGATAATGCTTTTGTTATTTTGGATGAAGCGCAGAACACGACCCATGCGCAAATGAAAATGTTCCTAACACGTATGGGAAAGAATGCCAAGTTTCTTTTAACAGGGGATCCAGGACAGATAGATTTGCCAAGACGGGTAATTTCAGGATTGAAAGAAGCGCTTTTGATTTTACAGAACGTTGAGGGAATCAGTATGATTTATTTGGATGACAAAGATGTGATTCGCCATAAACTCGTCAAAAAAGTCATAGACGCATATAAGAATATTGAACACCATAACTAG